A stretch of Hydractinia symbiolongicarpus strain clone_291-10 chromosome 9, HSymV2.1, whole genome shotgun sequence DNA encodes these proteins:
- the LOC130656553 gene encoding uncharacterized protein LOC130656553, translating into MSSIMPTIQSEKVKCLFVFGITLHNSQKFEANENKIENRHVICDNKEICSTLQPQIVKYRSKSTFSQSIRRCLLQQYPSVISLNDQFSIISSLSNHHRWDWPASSLQLKYEQRFSTSMKYYPGSPRNRIIQAWCYRNDPGNIIDACLNNLFGSKCEIPYSKKRSGEPYRKRYPVAVRSKQAATITPAIYPNLADDYGTNLYKYFCGELFRHNRLHWRLRNENKQVVAMGGYDIYSGDFMVTFSFS; encoded by the exons ATGAGCTCGATTATGCCAACCATACAATCAGAAAAAGTGAAATGTCTATTTGTTTTTGGTATTACGTTGCACAACAGCCAAAAGTTTGAggcaaatgaaaataaaattgagaATCG tcACGTTATATGCGATAATAAAGAAATTTGTTCAACACTCCAACCTCAAATTGTCAAATATCGTTCCAAGTCAACattttcacaaagcatacggagaTGTCTCCTTCAGCAATATCCCTCTGTGATTTCTCTGAACGATCAGTTTTCTATTATTTCATCTTTATCAAACCACCATCGGTGGGACTGGCCTGCTAGTTCCTTACAATTGAAGTATGAACAACGGTTTTCCACATCTATGAAGTACTATCCCGGGTCACCAAGAAACCGGATCATACAAGCATGGTGTTACAGAAATGACCCAGGAAATATAATTGACGCGTGCCTGAACAATTTGTTCGGTTCCAAATGCGAAATTCCGTATTCAAAAAAGAGGTCTGGAGAACCTTATCGGAAACGATATCCTGTTGCAGTAAGGTCAAAACAAGCGGCAACTATAACACCAGCCATTTATCCAAACTTGGCAGATGATTACGGAACAAatctttataaatatttctgtGGTGAATTATTCCGTCATAACCGTCTTCACTGGAGATTAAGAAACGAAAATAAACAAGTTGTTGCTATGGGTGGTTACGACATCTACAGTGGAGACTTTATGGTAACCTTTTCTTTCTCTTAA
- the LOC130656555 gene encoding uncharacterized protein LOC130656555, whose translation MDAISTDEVEYNAMLTSLEEVPEVLVKDMEVASNVIIDSGLEDTNFSITSTDLANSSYSVEAETDKKKIALANLNKCHEALDLETSITTAMLSSCFKASNAIIKAEDTCLTMTASGYYDDVFYCSVLQIEVPVRRVYVCRLFESGGFQGYFHNEGQCFIQQRLGLTNDLLPYHVYTMDDVNMEKIRSIKLYQTMRNSGNSY comes from the exons ATGGACGCCATAAGTACGGATGAAGTAGAATATAATGCAATGCTGACATCATTAGAAGAAGTTCCAGAGGTGTTAGTTAAAGACATGGAGGTTGCTTCCAATGTTATTATTGACAGTGGTTTAGAAGATACTAATTTCAGTATCACGTCAACAGATCTTGCCAACTCGT CCTATTCAGTGGAGGCAGAGacagataaaaagaaaatcgCATTggcaaatttaaataaatgccaCGAAGCGTTAGATTTGGAGACTTCAATAACAACGGCAATGCTTTCATCTTGTTTTAAAGCGAGCAACGCGATAATAAAAGCAGAGGACACTTGCTTGACAATGACAGCATCTGGTTATTATGATGATGTGTTTTATTGCTCTGTTTTGCAAATAGAAGTACCAGTTCGAAGAGTTTATGTGTGCCGCCTTTTTGAATCTGGTGGATTTCAAGGGTATTTTCATAACGAAGGGCAGTGTTTTATTCAGCAACGCTTAGGTTTAACGAATGACCTGTTACCCTACCATGTCTATACAATGGATGATGTCAACATGGAAAAAATCAGATCTATAAAATTATACCAAACAATGCGCAATTCTGGTAATTCGTATTAA